GGTTTaaaacaagaaaagaaaaagctccTTAGTTGCTAACATGCTAGTCTTATTTTGGGGAGTTTACtgcacaatgaaaaaaatgttgggTGACCTAAAAATTTTGACGCAACAATTTTTGATAACATAAATTATCAAGGAAACTCAACTAAATTATTAAATTGGTGTTTGATATATTTGGTTGTTCAAGTTTACAGGAATTCCAGAGACCCAATATGAAAATAGAGACTAGATTATATTAATTACATGATACTTTAATTTTTACGTGTTTCCATTTTTAGTGTTttgattttattaattttttttgcgaTTCTCTCTCATAGGAATGGCAATACATAAGAATGGCTTGGTGGTTGTTCTCCTCTTGGCAATGTTCTGCATTTTGAAAACAGGACACATCATCAAATTGTCAAGCGTGGTGTCATTGGTAGGTTgtccatgttaaggcatttacATTCTGCATTTGGTTTTCTTTATGTTCGCCTTGGATTATAGCTACCCCATATTTGCATAGATGTAACCATTAACCAGGAAGCTGCGCTTTCTGTTGTCACGACGACGACGCTCTTGAATTAAACATTttgggtaccgtattttccagacgatAAGGCGcctctaaaaacctaaaattttctcaaaagccgacaatgcgccttatagtccggtgcgccttaaatatggaccaaatttcaaaatttaaactggcccgaagcattgtgtcatgaaatcaatcataagcggcccgctgaagactatgaatcatgaatcaaaaagactatgaatcattattttgtgattataaagtaatttgttgcgtctgaagttgaaataaaaaagataaaatgtggaatgatttgatttggattaaatatctgacatgatgcattaatggtgcgccttatataaggacaacgttttaaaatgggccattcattgaaggtgcgccttataatccggtgcaccttatagtccggaaaatacggtacctatTTTCCTGTGAATGTAAAAAACTGCATAATGTGACTGTGGCTTACAATATTATTAAGACACTTTTTAGGAATAAACGACACTATTGTTTTCAAGTAACActactgtattttaattttgGTCATGATGTTTTATaggtgatgtgaaaatgtcaaacatggatgaaatacaattaaaaatattgttttttactTTTAAGCATCAGGTACACTCTGAAGAACAACACCCTATTAGGGAGAAAAGAGGTGAGACATTATTTCTAAATATTTTGGAGAAATAGCATGCTACGGTTCAAATGATTGGACGCATATTTATAGAGCATTTGTCTTTTCCTCTATAGAGCTCGGCAGCGTTACGCATGATGCGTTCTTTGAAGGTAAGCACATAAATTGAATCATGtcttggaatgtttttttttttttttttgtgaaacaaaCTAGGCCAGGCTATATTGTACCCATAGCAGGGTCATTCAGTTCATCTGCTGGCcatgggtaaaaaaaataaaataattcttcACTAACAGGCTCTTGTGAAAAAGAACCAAAGAAAATAATGACTCCGCtgttcccttttttttaaagaatgccTGAGATAATGTCAGATAAACAGATTATATCTGTTATACAAGTCACGTTCTTGTCTTATTTCAAGTTTGTCTGGTTATATCTATCGTGCAAGGCGGCTGTTGTCACTAGTAACTATGAATGTTATTTCAGTacggtatttttcggactaaaagtccctctggagtataagtcgcatttttcaaaccttctgtcactccaaatcattaaatccgtcaatcaatttggtgatctaaccccccaattccaacccttaatgctgagtgccaagcagggaggcaatgggtcccatttttatagtctttggtatgacccggttgTGGTTTGAACCcataaccttccagtctcagggcggacactctactactaggccactgagccggtggtacgtggggccctttgtcatcttcgtcatcccgtgatcgaatcttttgtCCTTTACATAAACAACCGCCGTGccacgccgctgacgtcagttgtagttcaaactacagtaaccccttgctacatcgcggttcgttgatcgcagtttcactttttttttttttatttatgaaaaaatcacatataagtcgctcctcagtataaatcacccccccccccctacacacacacacacacacacaaactatgaaaaaaacagcgacttatagtccgaaaaacacGGTACATATTTGAGGATTTGTCTGAagtgctttaattttttttccattggatGGTGATAAAATAAAACTCCATCTGGGATGAAGAGAGTCAAAACAACTATCTGAAAATTGTTGTCATGTTAAACACATTGATTTGAAGTTCTTTTAAATGCTTTATGTCATTTCAAAAATGTTGACTGTAGTAGATAATTTTTTTATGCGCTCTCCCCGTGGCTCACTTTTTCCGAGGCGCTCCATCATGGTTGCACACAGCCTGCCTATTTGCCTATCTCAGCTGTGCTATGTGCAAACACCCTTTTGTCATAAATTACTCCACACTGTTCTCTATTCtcacgactttttttttctaattcctCTTTTTCTTTACGAGGAGAACTTTTTTTGAGCAAGTGACACCTGTAAGACATTTGAAGCCTGTGATGAGTTAGTTAATGATACCTGGATGTGTATCAATGGTATACCACCTGAAGAGCACTACTTTTAGCCAAAAACAGGTGAAACCCCAGTCTGGCTTGATTATGTCATAGAAATTCATCAAATCACTCTTTTATAGCAATGTATAAAACTTCTAACATTTGACACACTTTGTCACTATCAACATCCTAAAGCGACCTTTATTTCCATCACAGCTTATAAGAGCTCGTGTTGTTAAATATGTTCTATTGTGCTTTTCCCATTTaagatatttttaatttttttctttatattttACTTAATTATTTTGATTATTTAACCTTGCTAATTAGAAAACctcataaaaaaaatgtgtgtacaTTATTACAATAATCTTAATCTTTTTACAGGTACAACTGAAACAACATTCACAACAAAAACTCCTGTAACAATAGTTGCTAAAACAACCCAACAAACAACAAACCATGTTATGATAATGCAATCACCAACAGCTGTAATAAATACTCCAACTCCAGAAACGACATCTGTAACACATACTGCAGCAGCCCAAGAACCAACACCTACAAAAAATACTATGACAACGCAACCACCAACAAATGTAATAAATCCTCCAACTCCAGAAACGACATCTGTAACACATACTACAGCAGCTCAAGAACCAACACCTACAAAAAATACTATGACGACGCAACCACCAACAAATGTAATAAATCCTCCAACTCCAGAAACGACATCTGTAACACATACTACAGCAGTCCAAGAAACAACACCTACAAAAAATACTATGACAACGCAACCACCAACAAATGTAATAAATACTCCAACTCCAGAAACAACATCTGTAACACATACTACAGCAGCCCGAGAACCAACACCTACAAAAAATACTATGACGACGCAACCACCAACAAATGTAATAAATACTCCAACTCCAGAAACAACATCTGTAACACATACTACAGCAGCCCGAGAACCAACACCTACAAAAAATACTATGACAACGCAACCACCAACAAATGTAATAAATACTCCAACTCCAGAAACGACATCTGTAACACATACTACAGCAGCCCAAGAACCAACACCTACAAAAGATACTATGACGACGCAACCACCAACAAATGTAATAAATACTCCAACTCCAGAAACGACATCTGTAACACATACTACAGCAGCCCAAGAACCAACACCTACAAAAAATACTATGACAACGCAACCACCAACAAATGTAATAAATACTCCAACTCCAGAAACGACATCTGTAACACATACTACAGAAGCCCAAGAACCAACACCTACAAAAAATACTATGACGACGCAACCACCAACAGCTGTAATAAATACTCCAACTCCAGAAACGACATCTGTAACACATACTACAGCAGTCCAAGAAACAACACCTACAAAAAATACTATGACAACGCAACCACCAACAAATGTAATAAATACTCCAACTCCAGAAACGACATCTGTAACACATACTACAGCAGCCCAAGAACCAACACCTACAAAAAATACTATGACAACGCAACCACCAACAAATGTAATAAATACTCTAACTCCAGAAACGACATCTGTAACACATACTACAGCAGCCCAAGAACTAACACCTACAAAAAATACTATGACAACGCAACCACCAACAAATGTAATAAATACTCCAACTCCAGGAACGACATCTGTAACACATACTACAGCAGCCCAAGAACCAACACCTACAAAAAATACTATGACAACGCAATCACCAACAACTGTAACAAATACTCCAACTCCAGAAACGACAACTGTAACACATACTACAGCAACCCAAGAACTAACACTTCTAAATAATACTATGACAACGCAATCACCAACAACTGTAACAAATACTACAACACAATCACCGACGACTGTAACAAATGGTACAACAACCCAAGCACCAACAACTGCCGCAAATACTATGACAACGCAATCACCGACAACTGTAACAAATACTCCAACTCCAGAAACGACAACTGTAACACATACTATAGCAACCCAAGAACCAACACCTCTAAATAATACTATGACAACGCAATCACCAACAACTGTAACAAATACTACAACACAATCACCGACGACTGTAACAAATGGTACAACAACCCAAGCACCAACAACTGCCGCAAATACTATGACAACGCAATCACCGACAACTGTAACAAATACTCCAACTCCAGAAACGACAACTGTAACACATACTACAGCAACCCAAGAACCAACACTTCTAAATAATACTATGACAACGCAATCACCAACAACTGTAACAAATACTACAACACAATCACCGACGACTGTAACAAATGCTACAACAACCCAAGCACCAACAACTGTAACAAATATTATGACAACGCAATCACTGACAACTTTAACAAATACTCCAACTCATGAACCAGTTACTGGAACAAAATATACAACAACTGGATCACTGACAACTGTAGCAATTGCTACAACAACCCAAGCACCAACAACTGTAACAAATACTACGACAACTCTATCACTGACAACTCTAACAAATGCTACAACAACCCAAGCACCAACAACTGTAACAAGTACTATGACAATGCAATCACCGACAACAAATACTACAACTCCAAAAACAACTGTAACAACTACTATGACAACTCAATCATCGACAACTGTAACAAATGCTGCAACAACCCAAGCACCAACAACTGTAACAAATACTACGAAAACAACTTGTAAGTGTAACTCGACAATATTTGCTAGGATGACAATTAACAACTGATGACAAAGATTGTTGTGTTCTCCCTACAGCTCCTCCATTTGATTATGAATACCTCATCTCTGTTGAGCTTAACGTCACAGAATTGAGCACGATAACCTTTCTCCGAAACATTCTGAAAAACACCAGTTATCCAATAGACATCAACAGCATCTTAAGAATCTCCGATATCAACATAACCACAGGTAAATCTAAACTTTTCGGGGAGATAAGAGCCGGGTTATTACTGGTATAAAATAAATtagctcatttttttttacagtaattcACAGTATCACAGTAATTAAAGTGACAATACCACTCAATATAATTAAAGTGACAATATTAAGCAACATGTCATAGGTGCCCGAGCAAATTATGCAAGGTCAATGATATTGGGTCCGGCCCCATGAAGATCGTcgaaatttatatatatatgattggAACATAGAATATGACGGTGATCCTTAGCATTTGTGTTCTTATTTTTAGTTTGCAATCCAAGCAACGGCGATTTCCAGTGCGGATGTGAGGATCAGTATCGTTGGTCATGTGACCAGTGTCTCCTGCATGGATCATGTGACCACATCACAAATGACACATGTGGATGTATTAATGCCATTCCTCCTTTTGGACAATATTGCCAATCTATCGATCAATACAGTAAGATGTTTTGAACTATCCACAAACACAAATGGTTGACATTTGATCTGAATACTTCTCTTGTTCCTTACAGATTTTCCAGCTTGTCCTCCAACAACACCATCTCCCATAACAACTTGTAAGAGTAACTCGACAATATTTGCTAAGACGACAGTTTAACAATTAATGACAAAGATTGTTGATTGTGCTCTCCCTACAGCTCCTCCATTTGAATATGAATATCTCATCTCTGTTGAGCTTAACATCACTGATATGAGCGTGATAACCTCTCTCCGAAACATTCTGAAAAACACCAGTTACCCCATAGACGTCAACAGCTACTTAAAAATCTCAGATATCAACATGACAAcaggtatataaatatataaatataaacgttTTGGAGAAGTCAGAGGGGGGTTAAAGGTAGTATGaaataaattaccgtattttccggactataaggcacaccggactataaggcgcaccttcaatgaatggcccatttgaaaactttgtccttatataaggcgcaccggactataaagcgcaccattaatgcatcatatcagatttttaatccaaatcaaatcattctccatttgatcttttttatttcaacttcaaacgcaacaaattactgattaatgatccatagtctttttgattcatgattcatagtcttcagcgggccacttatgattgattttatgacacaatgcttggggccagtttaaatttaggaattgggtccatatatataaggcgcaccggactataaggcgcactgtcggcttttgacaaaattttaggtttttaggtgcaccttatagtccggaaaatacggtagctttTTTTGTTACATGACTGTAAGACTAATTGCAGTATTTAAAGTGACAAAATTACTCAATATAATTAAAGTGACAATATTAGACAAAGTTTCATAACAGTCTGATTGGTTGTTGAAAGTGCCCTTGCAAATTATGCAGAGTCAACAATATTTGGTCTGGCCCCATGAAGATCATACAAATTTGTAAATATATAATTGGAACAGAAAATATGAAGGTGATCTTTAGCTTTACTGTTGTTATTTTTAGTTTGCAGTCCAAGCAATGGCGATTTGCAGTGCAGATGTGAGGATCAGTATCGCTGGCCATGTGACCAGTGTCTCCTGCATGGATCATGTGACAGCATCACAAATGACACATGTGGATGTATTAATGCCATTGCTCCTTTTGGACAATATTGCCAATCTATCGATCAATACAGTAAGATGTTTTGAACTATCCACAAACACAAATGGTTGACATTTGATCTGAATACTTCTCTTGTTCCTTACAGATTTTCCAGCTTGTCCTCCAACAACACCATCTCCCATAACAACTTGTAAGAGTAACTCGACAATATTTGCTAAGACGACAGTTTAACAATTAATGACAAAGATTGTTGATTGTGCTCTCCCTACAGCTCCTCCATTTGATTATGAATATCTCATCTCTGTTGAGCTTAACGTCACTGATATGAGCGTGATAACCTCTCTCCGAAACATTCTGAAAAACACCAGTTACCCCATAGACGTCAACAGCTACTTAAAAATCTCAGATATCAACATGACAAcaggtatataaatatataaatataaacgttTTGGAGAAGTCAGAGGGGGGTTAAAGGTAGTATGaaataaattaccgtattttccggactataaggcacaccggactataaggcgcaccttcaatgaatggcccatttgaaaactttgtccttatataaggcgcaccggactataagacgcgccatgaatgcatcatgtcagatttttaatccaaattaaatcattctccatttgatcttttttatttcaacttcaaacGGAACAAATTACTgattaatgatccatagtctttttgatttatgattcatagtcttcagcgggccatttatgattgatttcatgacacaatgcttggggccagtttaaatttaggaatttgttcCATAGGTTTTTAGATGCgctttatagtctggaaaatacgataGCTTTTTTGTTACATGATGGTAAGACTAATTGCAGTATTTAAAGCGACAAAATCACTCAATATAATTAAAGTGACAATATTAGACAAAGTTTCATAACAGTCTGATTGGTTGTTGAAAGTGCCCTTGCAAATTATGCAGAGTCAACAATATTTGGTCTGGCCCCATGAAGATCATACCAATTTGTAAATATATAATTGGAACAGAAAATATGAAGGTGATCTTTAGCTTTAGTGTTGTTATTTTTAGTTTGCAGTCCAAGCAATGGCGATTTCCAGTGCGGATGTGAGGATCAGTATCGCTGGTCATGTGACCAGTGTCTCCTGCATGGATCATGTGACCACATCACAAATGACACATGTGGATGTATTAATGCCATTCCTCCTTTTGGACAATATTGCCAATCTATCGATCAATACAGTAAGATGTTTTGAACTATCCACAAACACAAATGGTTGACATTTGATCTGAATACTTCTCTTGTTCCTTACAGATTTTCCAGCTTGTCCTCCAACAACACCATCTCCCATAACAACTTGTAAGAGTAACTCGACAATATTTGCTAAGACGACAGTTTAACAATTAATGACAAAGATTGTTGATTGTGCTCTCCCTACAGCTCCTCCATTTGATTATGAATACCTCATCTCTGTTGAGCTTAACGTCACTGATATGAGCGTGATAACCTCTCTCCGAAACATTCTGAAAAACACCAGTTATCCCATAGACGTCAACAGCTACTTAAAAATCTCAGATATCAACATGACAACAGGTAAATATAAACGTTTTGGAGAAGTCAGAGGGGGGTTAAAAGGTGGTATGaaataaattaccgtattttccagactataagtcgcactggactatgaggcgcaccttcaatgaatggcccatttgaaaactataaggcgcaccattaatgcatcgtgtcagatttttaatccaaatcaaatcattctccattttatcttttttatttcaacttcaaacgcaacaaattacttcataatcacaaaataatgatccatagtctttttgattcatgattcatagtcttcagcgggccatttatgattgatttcatgacacaatgcttgggGCCAGTTTAACGAACAAATTATGCAGAGTCAACAATATTTGGTCCGGCCCCATGAAGATCATACAAATTTGTAAATATATAATTGGAACAGAAAATATGAAGGTGATCTTTAGCTTTAGTGTTGTTATTTTTAGTTTGCAGTCCAAGCAATGGCGATTTCCAGTGCAGATGTGAGGATCAGTATCGCTGGCCATGTGACCAGTGTCTCCTGCATGGATCATGTGACAGCATCACAAATAATACATGTGGATGCATCGAGGCCATTCCACTTGACGGACAATATTGCCAATCTGTTGATGAGCACAGTAAGCAATATGGAACACTTTAATAGATGTCAATATCATTTTGGTTTTGAGGGTTATATTTactatgttctttttttttcctttgaagaCACTTTTTGTCCCAGCACAACACCCTTTCCTACAACATTGTGTAAGTGTGAAggctttcaaatatttttttacataaaaaaatcCTCCATCAAGACAATagtatgtttttgtttattaGTGTTTATTATACTTAATTATTTTGAATACATAACCTTGCTAATTAGTAAAAGTTATCAATTTTTTGGGGTTTAAATTATTACAATAATATTAATCTTTTTACAGACACAACTGTAgcaacttcctcaccaacaactCCTGTAACAAATGCTACAACACAATCACCGTCAAGTGTAACAAATACTACAACTCGAAGAACAAAGACTGTAACAAATACTACAACTGCAAAAAATACTACAActcaaccaccaccaccaccaccaccaccaacaatACCAAGTAAGAACCGATTACACGTAAAGTATATCATGTTGATAATTGTTATTAAtcacattgaaatgaatgtcatAGAGAATCaaccctccaccaccaccacttctACCACCAGTACAACTCCTCCAGATTCACCCCAAACCACTCCTGGAACaggtatattattattattattattattattatttaacccTAGTCctgaatttattattattaatattattattttattattattattattattatatattgtaCATGGAGGacataaaatatttacaatgGCGTTGTTTCTAGTTGTGTattaaattaatgcaccctggtGAGTACTTGACATCCTTAGTAAGAAAAATATTGAAGCCAGTGCTACATATAAAATAATAGGCTATGTGTGTATGTTGATTTCACATTTGTATGAGAAGGCGATAATTGATTCAAGTATGCGGAGCAGAGGGGAGATagttgaaacaaaacaaaaaaaacatagcttggtttttatttttagcatGTATCTGTGACATATCTTACACTAATCTGTAAGTTCACTCATCtacattttttatgttttatctAACTTCTCTCTCAACAGTACTCCAGTTAGATTACTCCATCCGGTTTGACAGAGTTTACACTTCAGATCTGAGCGATAAAAACAGTTCTGCTCATAAGGACCTAGCGTCACAGATCAGGGCCGTGGTAGGTCCTTTTTTACAAACATGTATTTGTAGTTGTCCAATCTTAATTTTGACATTCATTCACAGCTACTTGACCAATATGGAGGACTAACAGGATTTGTGGATGCTATTGTGACAGGTTTCAGGTAAACGTGGCACAAAGAGTCAAAACTTAAGTTCTCAATAGTTGCTGACGTTTGTTTGTACAGGCCAGGAAGCGTGGTTGCAGATTTTATAGTTCAAGCATCACAAGTTGACCCAGAAGATCTTTCTGTGGTAAATCAAGGCCTCCCTGACGCAATGCAACCAATCGCGAAAGTCCTTGGCCTTGTTGCATTATACAGGAGTAAGTTGAACCATTGTTGTTGTAATTTTGTCCAACTTGTAACTGCTTCATGTATGTTTTCCTAAGGTCCAACTCAATTCATTACTCCACGCATGACATATACTGGAAGGTCAATAGAATTGACATGTGGCCCCACTCCTGCGGGCATTGATTTAGGAAACATCATTGGAACGAAATGGAAATTAAATGGACAAGAACTCAAAGAGAGTGGACGAATTGAAATTTCTTCATCTGCTACAGCGTCTGTGCTCAAAGTTAGGAATGTGATTCTTGCCGATGCTGGTAAGACAACAACATTTTTTGatgaattaccgtattttccggactaaaaggcgcaccggactacaaggtgcaccttcaatgaatgacccattttaaaacttgtcCATAtagaaggcgcactggactataaggcgcaccattaatgcaatcacaatatactaTTATACtactataataaataaaacagtcaGATAGATTAGTAAACTTTAaaaattaaagttaaagtttaaaataataacaaattaacaatttaactaaagttgaatgaattttatattagatgtat
This genomic stretch from Syngnathus scovelli strain Florida chromosome 20, RoL_Ssco_1.2, whole genome shotgun sequence harbors:
- the adgrf8 gene encoding mucin-2 isoform X1, with product MDSSAQVVIRMAIHKNGLVVVLLLAMFCILKTGHIIKLSSVVSLHQVHSEEQHPIREKRELGSVTHDAFFEGTTETTFTTKTPVTIVAKTTQQTTNHVMIMQSPTAVINTPTPETTSVTHTAAAQEPTPTKNTMTTQPPTNVINPPTPETTSVTHTTAAQEPTPTKNTMTTQPPTNVINPPTPETTSVTHTTAVQETTPTKNTMTTQPPTNVINTPTPETTSVTHTTAAREPTPTKNTMTTQPPTNVINTPTPETTSVTHTTAAREPTPTKNTMTTQPPTNVINTPTPETTSVTHTTAAQEPTPTKDTMTTQPPTNVINTPTPETTSVTHTTAAQEPTPTKNTMTTQPPTNVINTPTPETTSVTHTTEAQEPTPTKNTMTTQPPTAVINTPTPETTSVTHTTAVQETTPTKNTMTTQPPTNVINTPTPETTSVTHTTAAQEPTPTKNTMTTQPPTNVINTLTPETTSVTHTTAAQELTPTKNTMTTQPPTNVINTPTPGTTSVTHTTAAQEPTPTKNTMTTQSPTTVTNTPTPETTTVTHTTATQELTLLNNTMTTQSPTTVTNTTTQSPTTVTNGTTTQAPTTAANTMTTQSPTTVTNTPTPETTTVTHTIATQEPTPLNNTMTTQSPTTVTNTTTQSPTTVTNGTTTQAPTTAANTMTTQSPTTVTNTPTPETTTVTHTTATQEPTLLNNTMTTQSPTTVTNTTTQSPTTVTNATTTQAPTTVTNIMTTQSLTTLTNTPTHEPVTGTKYTTTGSLTTVAIATTTQAPTTVTNTTTTLSLTTLTNATTTQAPTTVTSTMTMQSPTTNTTTPKTTVTTTMTTQSSTTVTNAATTQAPTTVTNTTKTTSPPFDYEYLISVELNVTELSTITFLRNILKNTSYPIDINSILRISDINITTVCNPSNGDFQCGCEDQYRWSCDQCLLHGSCDHITNDTCGCINAIPPFGQYCQSIDQYNFPACPPTTPSPITTSPPFEYEYLISVELNITDMSVITSLRNILKNTSYPIDVNSYLKISDINMTTVCSPSNGDLQCRCEDQYRWPCDQCLLHGSCDSITNDTCGCINAIAPFGQYCQSIDQYNFPACPPTTPSPITTSPPFDYEYLISVELNVTDMSVITSLRNILKNTSYPIDVNSYLKISDINMTTVCSPSNGDFQCGCEDQYRWSCDQCLLHGSCDHITNDTCGCINAIPPFGQYCQSIDQYNFPACPPTTPSPITTSPPFDYEYLISVELNVTDMSVITSLRNILKNTSYPIDVNSYLKISDINMTTVCSPSNGDFQCRCEDQYRWPCDQCLLHGSCDSITNNTCGCIEAIPLDGQYCQSVDEHNTFCPSTTPFPTTLYTTVATSSPTTPVTNATTQSPSSVTNTTTRRTKTVTNTTTAKNTTTQPPPPPPPPTIPKNQPSTTTTSTTSTTPPDSPQTTPGTVLQLDYSIRFDRVYTSDLSDKNSSAHKDLASQIRAVLLDQYGGLTGFVDAIVTGFRPGSVVADFIVQASQVDPEDLSVVNQGLPDAMQPIAKVLGLVALYRSPTQFITPRMTYTGRSIELTCGPTPAGIDLGNIIGTKWKLNGQELKESGRIEISSSATASVLKVRNVILADAGRYECNRIGSALTFVQDGRAINIRQAPNVRVPSKLNVKCTEGRTQLLKCCVQSNFIVRWFLGGSVLESGLTDLDEVESYCISHRYVLRGCENLPSQLRFTCRVNNPVGFEQSTTMVIFKEVVVCDDELYGTGRTGDVSTIACDSGQEGSRSATCRDTGEWIIFEDTCIVSEIKDLLVASEDLEEVEVPQLAANLSQIVQVERQQIVNSSATISAVVGILSAIANVSNEVNQTVMQDVLETVDILIGDDARETWEFLRENITRNDSSQLLNSMEILADELIGEFTIQTELILLNTSTFNDSFTAEFNNSVVIDIPGNDRNNLTITTIVFSTLDNVLPPRNSSFNNTFADTTNTSAIFDTAINAAVALVRVNTNIQNITVSFKKQNDSLTQNPQCVFWNFTLVDYLGAWDDQGCTLVSDINNTVTCNCNHLTSFSILMATDIPESIRIALDVITYVGVGISIASLIICLIIEAYVWKALTKSSTAFMRHVCIINTALSLLIADICFIIAAFYAKNPLENPDVDHEVPLGPCTTATFFLHFFYLALFFWMLASGLLLFYRTILVFSHMSKSAMMAIAFLFGYVCPLIIAVVTVAATAPGNGYIRENDACWLNWTKTKALLALVIPALTIVFINFVIVIVITFKMLRRGTVQVTRPDEKHSLVVIARCVIILTPLFGLTWGLGVGTMISSTNEGIHIAFAFFNSLQGFFILVFGTLLDSKIRALLSKKLPALSSGSGSNQTASTSAGVSTSSAPNWFQKLRGKRYVYRVSEAVNTSSSSGTESYSNI